In Rathayibacter sp. VKM Ac-2762, one DNA window encodes the following:
- the acs gene encoding acetate--CoA ligase — protein sequence MSTPPDAPAADRNAIDNLLHETRRFPPPADLAAGAVATAALYDEAAADRLAFWADRSRELLHWHRPFTRTLDWSEPPFAKWFDDGELNVAYNCLDRHVLAGHGDRVALHWEGEPGDSRSITYAELTAEVKRAANLLTSLGVRAGDRVAIYLPMIPEAVIAMLAVARLGAVHSVVFGGFSAESLRARIDDAEATLVITADGGWRKGAVSPLKPAVDAALALGGESSVQHVLVVRRGGNEVAWHEGRDLWWHEEIVAVDADHVAKPFPAEQPLFILYTSGTTGKPKGILHTSGGYLTQVAFTHRAVFDLHPESDVYWSTADVGWITGHSYVVYGPLANGATQVMYEGTPDSPHPGRWWEIVEKHGVTILYAAPTAIRSFMKLGRQIPQRFDLSSLRLLGSVGEPINPEAWVWYRDVIGGGRTPIVDTWWQTETGAMMVSPLPGVTTLKPGSAQVALPGISIDVVDDAGTPVGADEGGLLVITEPWPAMLRGIWGDPERYVETYWSKFGDRYFAGDGARRDQDGDLWLLGRVDDVMNVSGHRLSTAEIESALVSHPVVAEAAVVGAADETTGQAVVAFVIAKASQAEALAHGHDELEATLKAHVAEHIGAIARPKRIFVVQELPKTRSGKIMRRLLRDVAEGRAVGDTTTLADTQVMAVISSAIAAD from the coding sequence ATGTCCACTCCCCCCGACGCCCCGGCCGCCGACCGGAACGCCATCGACAACCTCCTCCACGAGACCCGCCGGTTCCCGCCGCCGGCCGATCTCGCCGCCGGAGCGGTCGCGACCGCCGCGCTCTACGACGAGGCCGCGGCCGACCGCCTCGCCTTCTGGGCCGACCGGAGCCGCGAGCTCCTGCACTGGCACCGACCGTTCACGCGCACCCTCGACTGGAGCGAGCCCCCGTTCGCGAAGTGGTTCGACGACGGTGAGCTGAACGTGGCCTACAACTGCCTCGACCGTCACGTCCTGGCCGGCCACGGCGACCGCGTCGCCCTGCACTGGGAGGGCGAGCCCGGCGACTCCCGCTCGATCACCTACGCCGAGCTCACCGCCGAGGTGAAGCGCGCCGCGAACCTGCTCACGAGCCTCGGCGTCCGCGCCGGCGACCGCGTCGCGATCTACCTGCCCATGATCCCGGAGGCGGTCATCGCGATGCTCGCCGTCGCCCGGCTGGGGGCGGTCCACTCCGTCGTCTTCGGCGGCTTCAGCGCCGAGAGCCTGCGCGCGCGCATCGACGACGCGGAGGCGACACTCGTCATCACCGCCGACGGCGGCTGGCGCAAGGGCGCCGTCTCGCCCCTGAAGCCGGCGGTCGACGCCGCGCTCGCCCTCGGCGGCGAGTCCAGCGTCCAGCACGTCCTGGTCGTGCGCCGCGGAGGCAACGAGGTCGCCTGGCACGAGGGGCGCGACCTCTGGTGGCACGAGGAGATCGTGGCGGTCGACGCCGACCACGTCGCGAAGCCGTTCCCCGCCGAGCAGCCCCTCTTCATCCTCTACACCAGCGGCACCACGGGTAAGCCCAAGGGCATCCTCCACACCAGCGGCGGATACCTCACCCAGGTCGCCTTCACGCACCGCGCGGTCTTCGACCTGCACCCCGAGTCGGACGTCTACTGGTCGACCGCGGACGTGGGCTGGATCACCGGACACAGCTACGTCGTCTACGGCCCGCTCGCCAACGGCGCCACCCAGGTGATGTACGAGGGCACTCCCGACAGCCCGCATCCCGGCCGCTGGTGGGAGATCGTCGAGAAGCACGGCGTGACGATCCTCTACGCGGCGCCCACGGCGATCCGCTCCTTCATGAAGCTCGGCCGGCAGATCCCGCAGCGCTTCGACCTCTCGAGCCTGCGCCTGCTCGGATCGGTCGGCGAGCCGATCAACCCGGAGGCGTGGGTCTGGTACCGCGACGTCATCGGCGGCGGCCGCACCCCCATCGTCGACACGTGGTGGCAGACCGAGACCGGCGCGATGATGGTGTCCCCCCTGCCCGGGGTGACGACTCTCAAGCCCGGGTCCGCGCAGGTCGCTCTGCCGGGGATCTCGATCGACGTGGTCGACGACGCCGGGACGCCGGTCGGCGCCGACGAGGGCGGACTGCTCGTGATCACCGAGCCCTGGCCGGCGATGCTGCGCGGCATCTGGGGCGACCCGGAGCGCTACGTCGAGACCTACTGGTCGAAGTTCGGCGACCGCTACTTCGCGGGCGACGGAGCGCGTCGCGACCAGGACGGCGACCTCTGGCTCCTGGGGCGCGTGGACGACGTGATGAACGTCTCCGGCCACCGCCTCTCGACGGCCGAGATCGAGTCGGCCCTCGTCTCGCACCCGGTCGTCGCCGAGGCGGCCGTCGTGGGAGCCGCGGACGAGACCACCGGCCAGGCCGTGGTCGCGTTCGTGATCGCGAAGGCGAGCCAGGCCGAGGCGCTGGCCCACGGGCACGACGAGCTCGAGGCCACCCTGAAGGCGCACGTCGCCGAGCACATCGGCGCGATCGCCCGCCCGAAGCGGATCTTCGTGGTGCAGGAGCTGCCCAAGACCCGCTCGGGGAAGATCATGCGCCGGCTGCTGCGCGACGTGGCGGAGGGACGCGCCGTGGGCGACACGACGACGCTCGCGGACACGCAGGTGATGGCGGTGATCTCCTCCGCGATCGCCGCGGACTGA
- a CDS encoding metallophosphoesterase, giving the protein MTGRTRRPLTTALATVAAAGAVAAAWGIGVERTLFTVRRTSFPVLPAGSEPIRVLHVSDLHMAPWQTKKQEWIRSLLALAPDVVVDTGDNLGHRDGVLGIRRALEPFAGIPGAFVNGSNDYFGPRIKNPLRYFVGPSKNPKQHEADLDTDGLTGFFSDGLGWVDLNNRAESITVKGTRIEFFGVDDPHIGLDRIDLVAGAVDELRGAEDGPAGVSIGVAHAPYQRILDDFVARGAEVILAGHTHGGQVCVPGFGALVTNCDIPRDKVAGSTTWDNGLRSSYLNVSAGVGTSIYAPVRFACRPEVTLVTLTPAA; this is encoded by the coding sequence ATGACCGGACGCACCCGTCGCCCCCTCACCACCGCCCTCGCGACCGTCGCCGCGGCCGGAGCCGTCGCCGCGGCCTGGGGCATCGGCGTCGAGCGGACGCTGTTCACCGTCCGGCGCACGTCGTTCCCGGTGCTGCCCGCCGGTTCCGAGCCGATCCGCGTCCTGCACGTGTCGGACCTGCACATGGCCCCGTGGCAGACGAAGAAGCAGGAGTGGATCCGCTCGCTCCTCGCCCTGGCGCCCGACGTCGTGGTCGACACCGGCGACAACCTCGGCCACCGCGACGGCGTGCTCGGCATCCGCCGGGCCCTGGAGCCCTTCGCCGGGATCCCCGGCGCCTTCGTCAACGGATCCAACGACTACTTCGGCCCTCGGATCAAGAACCCGCTCCGCTACTTCGTCGGCCCCTCCAAGAACCCCAAGCAGCACGAGGCCGATCTCGACACCGACGGGCTGACCGGCTTCTTCTCGGACGGGCTCGGCTGGGTGGACCTCAACAACCGCGCCGAGAGCATCACGGTGAAGGGGACGCGCATCGAGTTCTTCGGCGTCGACGACCCGCACATCGGCCTCGACCGCATCGACCTCGTCGCCGGAGCCGTGGACGAGCTGCGCGGCGCGGAGGACGGACCGGCCGGGGTCAGCATCGGCGTGGCGCACGCGCCCTACCAGCGCATCCTCGACGACTTCGTCGCCCGCGGCGCCGAGGTGATCCTCGCCGGGCACACGCACGGCGGGCAGGTCTGCGTCCCGGGCTTCGGCGCCCTCGTCACCAACTGCGACATCCCGCGCGACAAGGTCGCCGGCTCGACGACGTGGGACAACGGACTGCGCAGCTCGTACCTCAACGTGTCCGCCGGAGTCGGCACCTCGATCTACGCACCGGTGCGCTTCGCCTGCCGGCCCGAGGTGACCCTCGTCACGCTCACTCCGGCGGCCTGA
- a CDS encoding RidA family protein has product MIAERLAELGVELPAVAVPAGAYVPAVVHGGLVYTAGQIPFVDGSLPMVGKVGDEVSPEQAKDLARTCALNALAAVADAIGSLDRVTRIVKLTGFVASASGFTGQPGVINGASELLGDVFGEPGRHARSAVGVAELPLGAPVEVELIVAFD; this is encoded by the coding sequence GTGATCGCCGAGCGTCTCGCGGAGCTCGGCGTCGAGCTGCCGGCGGTCGCGGTCCCCGCCGGCGCCTACGTCCCCGCCGTCGTGCACGGCGGCCTCGTCTACACGGCCGGGCAGATCCCCTTCGTCGACGGCTCTCTGCCGATGGTCGGCAAGGTCGGCGACGAGGTGTCGCCCGAGCAGGCGAAGGACCTGGCCCGCACCTGCGCCCTCAACGCGCTCGCGGCCGTCGCCGACGCGATCGGATCGCTCGACCGGGTGACGCGGATCGTGAAGCTCACCGGCTTCGTCGCGTCCGCCTCCGGCTTCACCGGGCAGCCCGGCGTGATCAACGGCGCCTCGGAGCTGCTCGGCGACGTGTTCGGCGAGCCCGGCCGTCACGCGCGCTCGGCCGTCGGGGTGGCGGAGCTGCCCCTCGGCGCTCCCGTCGAGGTCGAGCTGATCGTCGCCTTCGACTGA
- a CDS encoding TadA family conjugal transfer-associated ATPase, translated as MTRDFVPLVPAEHRRDPLPVRPAAAGLGLLAPHAADPAVTDLFVNGGAGLWIDRGGGAERVPEWTLDAAGARRLAVALVAAGGRHVDEASPCVDVRLRHGVRVHVVLPPVATGGALVSVRVPRSDSWTLGELQAAGMLDDDGVRLLRRAVRERWNLLITGAGGSGKTTLLGALLGCAAPTERIVAIEDVGELRPAHPHVVSLEARQPNLEGAGAVGLDRLVREALRMRPDRLVLGECRGVELRELLSALNTGHDGGAGTLHANSLEDVPARLEALGVLAGLGPEAIARQTVSAIDLVLHLERRDGRRRLAASGTFALDAAGRLRVEDGSLPSASRSSA; from the coding sequence ATGACCCGCGACTTCGTCCCCCTCGTCCCCGCCGAGCACCGCCGCGACCCGCTGCCGGTGCGGCCCGCCGCCGCCGGTCTCGGGCTGCTCGCGCCGCACGCCGCGGATCCCGCGGTGACCGACCTCTTCGTGAACGGCGGCGCGGGCCTCTGGATCGACCGGGGCGGTGGTGCGGAGCGGGTTCCGGAGTGGACGCTCGACGCCGCCGGAGCACGGCGGCTGGCCGTCGCGCTGGTCGCGGCCGGTGGACGGCACGTCGACGAGGCGAGCCCGTGCGTGGACGTCAGGCTCCGCCACGGGGTCCGCGTGCACGTCGTGCTGCCGCCGGTGGCGACCGGGGGAGCGCTCGTGTCGGTGCGGGTGCCGCGGTCGGACTCCTGGACGCTCGGGGAGCTGCAGGCGGCCGGGATGCTGGACGACGACGGAGTGCGGCTTCTGCGCCGGGCGGTCCGCGAGCGGTGGAACCTGCTGATCACGGGAGCCGGTGGATCAGGCAAGACCACCCTGCTCGGCGCCCTGCTCGGGTGCGCGGCGCCGACCGAGCGGATCGTCGCCATCGAGGACGTCGGCGAGCTCCGGCCCGCGCATCCGCACGTCGTCTCGCTCGAGGCGCGGCAGCCCAACCTCGAGGGCGCCGGTGCCGTGGGCCTGGACCGGCTCGTGCGGGAGGCGCTGCGGATGCGTCCGGACCGCCTGGTCCTCGGCGAGTGCCGCGGCGTCGAGCTGCGCGAGCTGCTGTCCGCGCTGAACACCGGGCACGACGGCGGTGCGGGGACCCTCCACGCGAACTCCCTCGAGGACGTGCCCGCGCGTCTCGAGGCGCTCGGGGTCCTCGCGGGGCTCGGGCCCGAGGCGATCGCCCGCCAGACGGTCAGCGCGATCGACCTGGTGCTCCACCTCGAGCGCCGCGACGGGCGGCGGCGGCTGGCGGCATCCGGGACGTTCGCGCTCGACGCGGCCGGCCGCCTGAGGGTCGAGGACGGGTCGCTCCCGAGCGCCTCGAGGTCGAGCGCGTGA
- a CDS encoding polysaccharide biosynthesis tyrosine autokinase, whose product MELRDVLRLLRDHWIPIVAAILLGTLVAFGWSLTQKPRYVADSQGLVSVATTGADDSQAIYTQQIAQSVAKSSLATYVPIATSRDVAQIAIDSLGLDVSPATLISAIAVQADTVAPVMKVSATASTPEGAQKLADAWVAAIATKVQQVNQETGVGDTVSLTVLQTAALPSSPAFPNLRLVLAVGALAGLVLGLVYAFVRNTLDRRIRTAEMVERLFDLPVVGTLPVDKRLSETNRIVPEADTTDYIKADGKHALAEALRELRTNLQFMNIDSPPRIIVVTSPLPSDGKSTVTANLAVTLAASGQRTVVVDGDLRKPTVAKSFGLVPGVGLTDLLIGKAELQDVLQPWGPSGNLWVLGAGSIPPNPSELLGSNGMDILLHEIAREAIVIVDAPPLLPVTDGAILTARTDGALVVISAGRTTTDELGKAIQNLERVSGHTLGVILNRVPARGQVGRGYGYYYTSYYGSERSGARPDTAVEPEPASTSA is encoded by the coding sequence GTGGAACTTCGAGACGTCCTCCGGCTCCTGCGCGACCACTGGATCCCGATCGTCGCGGCGATCCTCCTCGGCACTCTCGTCGCCTTCGGCTGGTCGCTGACGCAGAAGCCGCGGTACGTCGCCGACTCGCAGGGCCTCGTCTCCGTCGCCACCACCGGTGCCGACGACAGCCAGGCGATCTACACGCAGCAGATCGCGCAGTCCGTCGCCAAGTCGAGCCTCGCCACCTACGTCCCGATCGCCACCTCGCGCGACGTGGCGCAGATCGCGATCGACAGCCTCGGCCTCGACGTCTCGCCCGCCACGCTGATCTCGGCGATCGCGGTGCAGGCCGACACGGTCGCCCCGGTGATGAAGGTCAGCGCCACCGCCTCCACCCCCGAGGGCGCGCAGAAGCTCGCCGATGCCTGGGTCGCGGCCATCGCCACCAAGGTGCAGCAGGTCAACCAGGAGACGGGCGTCGGCGACACGGTCTCCCTCACCGTCCTGCAGACCGCGGCGCTCCCGTCCTCGCCGGCGTTCCCGAACCTGCGCCTCGTCCTCGCGGTCGGCGCGCTCGCGGGCCTCGTCCTCGGCCTCGTCTACGCGTTCGTCCGCAACACGCTGGACCGGCGCATCCGCACCGCCGAGATGGTCGAGCGCCTGTTCGACCTCCCCGTGGTCGGCACCCTCCCCGTCGACAAGCGCCTCAGCGAGACCAACCGCATCGTCCCCGAGGCCGACACGACCGACTACATCAAGGCCGACGGCAAGCACGCACTCGCCGAGGCGCTGCGCGAGCTCCGCACGAACCTGCAGTTCATGAACATCGACAGCCCGCCGCGCATCATCGTCGTGACGAGCCCGCTGCCCTCGGACGGCAAGTCGACGGTGACCGCGAACCTCGCGGTGACGCTCGCCGCCTCCGGCCAGCGCACCGTCGTCGTCGACGGCGACCTGCGCAAGCCCACCGTCGCCAAGTCGTTCGGCCTCGTCCCCGGCGTCGGCCTGACCGACCTGTTGATCGGCAAGGCGGAGCTGCAGGACGTCCTGCAGCCGTGGGGCCCGTCCGGCAACCTCTGGGTGCTCGGAGCCGGGTCGATCCCGCCTAACCCGTCCGAGCTGCTCGGCTCCAACGGCATGGACATCCTCCTGCACGAGATCGCTCGCGAGGCCATCGTGATCGTCGATGCGCCGCCGCTCCTGCCCGTCACGGACGGCGCCATCCTCACCGCCCGCACCGACGGCGCGCTCGTGGTCATCTCCGCGGGCAGGACGACGACCGACGAGCTGGGCAAGGCGATCCAGAACCTCGAGCGGGTCAGCGGCCACACCCTCGGCGTGATCCTCAACCGCGTGCCCGCGCGCGGCCAGGTCGGCCGGGGCTACGGGTACTACTACACGAGCTACTACGGCTCCGAGCGATCGGGCGCCCGCCCGGACACGGCCGTCGAGCCCGAGCCCGCGTCGACCTCGGCCTGA
- a CDS encoding transglycosylase domain-containing protein, translating to MSGQGGTRVVKTIGGAVGGLIGIVAMSVVAGVLVAASVTPAIALSGMAAGNTVEMFDNLPEYLEIGTLAEKSDVYAKDSSGGDVLLASFYAQNRVEVGWDEISPFVKDAVVASEDPRFYEHGGIDLLGTVRAAATTAMGGDVQGGSSITQQYVKNVLVQKAEALSDPIERDAAYREATETTPERKVAEMRLAIGLEKEYPKNDILLGYLNIALFGGTVYGVEAAARYYFGVSAKDLSLAQSAALVAIVNNPEKFRFDRPGDPANPAAEGYPQTRDRRDYIVTRMDLESKVTSEQAQAAVAEPVTPNITEPSTGCQTAGVAAFFCDYVTWVIKNDDAFGASQDERDATFKRGGYRIYTTLDSDLQQAAVSATDDWVPKSMANVNIGSASVSVEVGTGRILAMTQNKDYSNDPDLTGPNYTSVNYNTDFGYGGSSGFQVGSTYKVFTLAEWLQEGHSLGESVDGTRRAYTTFRDSCEPDGVYYGESWNPGNDEGGNGGVTTALQATTGSINTSFAAMAQQLDLCGIRNTALAMGVHRADGTELQKLAPTILGTNEIAPLTMATAFAGFANKGTVCTPIAIDRIVDRTGADVAPPASECSQGMSEEVAATAGYALQQVVTGGTGAPSNPRTGVPHIGKTGTTDDALHTWMVGASTEVATATWVGNVTGFTSMRGFSLNRVNAGQVRHQIWPRIMRVADAKYGGTAFPAPVRSLVDAPQEAVPQVTGQSPSAAAARLRSVGFTVRVDTSPVPSDRPAGTVAQTNPPAGSRVSRGAEITLQISAGPGAPPRAG from the coding sequence ATGTCGGGGCAGGGCGGGACCAGAGTCGTGAAGACCATCGGGGGCGCCGTCGGCGGTCTGATCGGCATCGTCGCCATGAGCGTCGTCGCGGGAGTCCTGGTGGCCGCCTCGGTGACGCCGGCGATCGCGCTGAGCGGCATGGCCGCCGGCAACACGGTGGAGATGTTCGACAACCTCCCCGAGTACCTCGAGATCGGCACGCTCGCCGAGAAGAGCGACGTGTACGCGAAGGACTCCTCCGGCGGCGACGTGCTGCTCGCCTCCTTCTACGCCCAGAACCGCGTCGAGGTGGGCTGGGACGAGATCTCGCCGTTCGTGAAGGACGCCGTGGTCGCCTCCGAGGACCCCCGCTTCTACGAGCACGGCGGCATCGATCTGCTCGGCACCGTCCGCGCGGCCGCGACGACGGCCATGGGCGGGGACGTCCAGGGCGGCTCCTCCATCACGCAGCAGTACGTCAAGAACGTGCTCGTGCAGAAGGCGGAGGCGCTCAGCGATCCGATCGAGCGCGACGCGGCCTACCGCGAGGCCACGGAGACCACTCCGGAGCGCAAGGTCGCCGAGATGCGGCTCGCCATCGGGCTCGAGAAGGAGTACCCGAAGAACGACATCCTGCTGGGCTACCTCAACATCGCCCTGTTCGGCGGCACCGTCTACGGCGTCGAGGCGGCCGCCCGCTACTACTTCGGAGTGAGCGCGAAGGACCTCTCGCTCGCGCAGTCCGCCGCGCTCGTCGCGATCGTGAACAACCCCGAGAAGTTCCGCTTCGACCGGCCCGGCGACCCGGCGAACCCCGCCGCGGAGGGCTACCCGCAGACCCGGGACCGGCGCGACTACATCGTGACCCGCATGGACCTCGAGTCGAAGGTGACGTCCGAGCAGGCCCAGGCGGCCGTCGCCGAGCCCGTGACGCCGAACATCACCGAGCCGAGCACCGGCTGCCAGACGGCCGGAGTCGCGGCCTTCTTCTGCGACTACGTCACCTGGGTCATCAAGAACGACGACGCGTTCGGTGCGAGCCAGGACGAGCGCGACGCCACCTTCAAGCGCGGCGGCTACCGGATCTACACGACCCTCGACTCCGACCTGCAGCAGGCCGCCGTCTCGGCCACCGACGACTGGGTGCCCAAGTCGATGGCGAACGTGAACATCGGCAGCGCGAGCGTCTCGGTCGAGGTCGGCACCGGCCGCATCCTCGCGATGACCCAGAACAAGGACTACTCCAACGATCCGGACCTGACGGGCCCCAACTACACGAGCGTCAACTACAACACCGACTTCGGGTACGGCGGCTCCTCGGGATTCCAGGTCGGTTCGACCTACAAGGTCTTCACCCTCGCGGAGTGGCTGCAGGAGGGGCACTCGCTCGGCGAGAGCGTCGACGGCACCCGCCGCGCCTACACGACCTTCCGTGACAGCTGCGAGCCCGACGGCGTCTACTACGGCGAGTCCTGGAACCCCGGGAACGACGAGGGCGGCAACGGAGGAGTGACCACGGCCCTGCAGGCCACGACCGGCTCGATCAACACCTCGTTCGCCGCCATGGCCCAGCAGCTGGACCTCTGCGGCATCCGCAACACGGCGCTGGCGATGGGCGTGCACCGTGCCGACGGGACCGAGCTGCAGAAGCTCGCGCCGACCATCCTCGGCACCAACGAGATCGCTCCGCTCACGATGGCCACGGCCTTCGCCGGCTTCGCGAACAAGGGCACCGTCTGCACGCCCATCGCGATCGACCGCATCGTCGACCGCACGGGCGCCGACGTCGCGCCGCCCGCCTCCGAGTGCAGCCAGGGGATGTCCGAGGAGGTGGCCGCGACCGCTGGCTACGCCCTGCAGCAGGTGGTGACGGGCGGCACCGGCGCCCCCTCCAACCCCCGCACCGGGGTGCCGCACATCGGCAAGACCGGCACCACGGACGACGCGCTGCACACGTGGATGGTCGGCGCGAGCACCGAGGTCGCCACCGCCACCTGGGTCGGCAACGTGACCGGCTTCACCTCCATGCGCGGATTCAGTCTCAACCGGGTGAACGCCGGTCAGGTGCGCCACCAGATCTGGCCGCGCATCATGCGCGTCGCCGACGCGAAGTACGGCGGGACGGCGTTCCCGGCTCCCGTCCGCTCGCTCGTCGACGCTCCGCAGGAGGCCGTGCCCCAGGTCACCGGCCAGAGCCCCTCTGCGGCGGCCGCACGCCTGCGCTCCGTCGGCTTCACGGTCCGCGTCGACACTTCTCCGGTCCCCTCCGACCGCCCGGCAGGGACGGTCGCGCAGACGAACCCGCCCGCCGGGTCGCGCGTCTCCCGGGGCGCGGAGATCACCCTGCAGATCAGCGCCGGACCGGGCGCCCCGCCCCGCGCGGGCTGA
- a CDS encoding VanZ family protein, translating to MTRSLTRLTLAISVPYVVALAAIAFWPTPVDAGVRGDLGRVTSWFARHGLPMVDYAFIESTANIALFVPLGLLLALNLRLRRAWVAVAVGAVVSSLIEAGQLLFLSARFATVDDVVMNTSGALVGAVAGVLLRMVVRARRRRRAAEWDDAFAHIPLRGTSGVVADQPSRVR from the coding sequence GTGACCCGGTCGCTCACCCGCCTCACCCTCGCCATCAGCGTGCCCTACGTGGTCGCGCTCGCAGCGATCGCCTTCTGGCCGACGCCCGTCGATGCGGGAGTGCGGGGGGATCTCGGCCGAGTGACCTCCTGGTTCGCCCGGCACGGCCTCCCGATGGTCGACTACGCGTTCATCGAGTCGACTGCCAACATCGCCCTGTTCGTGCCCCTGGGGCTGCTCCTGGCCCTCAACCTGCGGCTCCGGAGGGCGTGGGTCGCCGTCGCCGTCGGCGCCGTCGTGAGCTCGCTCATCGAGGCGGGCCAGCTGCTCTTCCTCTCGGCGCGCTTCGCCACCGTCGACGACGTCGTGATGAACACCTCCGGCGCCCTCGTCGGCGCGGTCGCCGGCGTCCTGCTCCGGATGGTCGTCCGCGCACGACGACGCCGGAGGGCGGCGGAGTGGGACGACGCCTTCGCGCACATCCCCCTCCGCGGCACCTCCGGCGTCGTGGCGGATCAGCCGAGCCGCGTCCGCTGA
- a CDS encoding UDP-glucose/GDP-mannose dehydrogenase family protein, with amino-acid sequence MKLSVIGCGYLGAVHAAAMAELGHDVIGIDVDQKKIDALAAGTAPFFEPGLPELLSSGVASGRLRFSTDMADAAGAAVHFVAVGTPQKPGENAADMTYVDSAIDGLLPYLEADSLVVGKSTVPVGTAARLADRIASSGATLAWNPEFLREGFAVKDTISPDRLVYGVPAGEAGAAAKATLDEVYATALAAETPLVVTDYATAELVKVSANAFLATKISFINAIAEIAEVTGADVTQLADAIGYDVRIGRRFLNAGIGFGGGCLPKDIRAFSARADELGVGESVAFLKEVDAINLRRRQRVVDLVTEGLGGSVEGRRIAVLGLAFKPESDDIRDSPSLDVAARLHDLGATVVATDPEAIENSRRRYPEITYTTDVDEALAGADAVVVVTEWKQFRALDPAATAAKVANTFLVDGRNCLDPAAWRAAGWEYRGLGR; translated from the coding sequence GTGAAGCTTTCTGTCATCGGCTGCGGCTACCTCGGTGCCGTCCACGCTGCCGCCATGGCCGAGCTCGGCCACGACGTCATCGGCATCGACGTCGACCAGAAGAAGATCGACGCCCTGGCCGCCGGCACCGCGCCGTTCTTCGAGCCCGGCCTCCCGGAGCTGCTGTCCTCCGGCGTCGCCTCCGGGCGTCTGCGCTTCTCGACCGACATGGCCGACGCCGCCGGTGCGGCCGTGCACTTCGTCGCCGTCGGCACCCCGCAGAAGCCGGGCGAGAACGCCGCGGACATGACCTACGTCGACTCGGCGATCGACGGTCTCCTGCCCTACCTCGAGGCGGACTCCCTCGTCGTCGGCAAGTCGACCGTCCCCGTCGGCACCGCCGCCCGCCTGGCCGACCGCATCGCCTCCTCCGGTGCGACCCTCGCCTGGAACCCCGAGTTCCTCCGCGAGGGCTTCGCCGTCAAGGACACGATCAGCCCCGACCGGCTCGTCTACGGCGTGCCCGCGGGCGAGGCCGGAGCAGCGGCGAAGGCGACCCTCGACGAGGTCTACGCGACGGCGCTCGCGGCCGAGACCCCGCTCGTGGTCACCGACTACGCCACCGCCGAGCTGGTGAAGGTCTCGGCCAACGCCTTCCTCGCCACCAAGATCTCGTTCATCAACGCGATCGCCGAGATCGCGGAGGTCACCGGCGCGGACGTCACGCAGCTCGCCGACGCGATCGGCTACGACGTGCGGATCGGCCGCCGCTTCCTGAACGCGGGCATCGGCTTCGGAGGCGGCTGCCTCCCGAAGGACATCCGAGCCTTCTCTGCCCGCGCCGACGAGCTCGGCGTCGGCGAGTCCGTCGCCTTCCTCAAGGAGGTCGACGCGATCAACCTGCGTCGCCGCCAGCGCGTCGTCGACCTCGTCACCGAGGGCCTGGGCGGCTCCGTCGAGGGCCGCCGCATCGCGGTGCTCGGTCTGGCGTTCAAGCCGGAGTCGGACGACATCCGCGACTCGCCGTCGCTCGACGTCGCCGCGCGCCTGCACGACCTCGGTGCGACCGTGGTCGCGACCGACCCCGAGGCGATCGAGAACTCGCGCCGCCGCTACCCCGAGATCACCTACACGACCGACGTCGACGAGGCGCTGGCCGGTGCCGACGCCGTGGTCGTCGTGACGGAGTGGAAGCAGTTCCGCGCCCTCGACCCCGCGGCCACGGCGGCGAAGGTGGCCAACACCTTCCTCGTCGACGGTCGCAACTGCCTCGACCCCGCCGCCTGGCGTGCGGCCGGCTGGGAGTACCGCGGCCTCGGCCGCTGA